The following are encoded in a window of Hippoglossus hippoglossus isolate fHipHip1 chromosome 23, fHipHip1.pri, whole genome shotgun sequence genomic DNA:
- the strap gene encoding serine-threonine kinase receptor-associated protein, with translation MAMRQTPLTCSGHTRPVVDLAFSGITSSGYFLISACKDGKPMLRLGDTGDWIGTFLGHKGAVWGATLNTDATKAATAAADFTAKVWDAVSGDEVLTLAHKHIVKSVNFTQDSNNLLTAGNDKLLRIYDLSCPEEAPQEIAGHTSAIKKALWCNDDKQILSAADDKTVRLWDRTSMEVVKTLTFDSSVSSMEYMADGEILVITYGKTIAFYNALSLDPIKNVEAPATINSASLHPDKDFFVAGGEDFKLYKFDYSSLEELESYKGHFGPVHCVRFSPDGELYASGSEDGTLRLWQTAVGKTYGLWKCVLPEDLGAENCEQLYTQVPEIKA, from the exons ATGGCGATGCGGCAGACTCCGCTCACCTGCTCAGGTCACACCCGGCCTGTGGTGGACCTGGCCTTCAGTGGAATCACTTCCTCGGGATACTTCCTTATCAGCGCCTGTAAAG ATGGCAAGCCCATGTTGCGCCTGGGAGACACAGGGGACTGGATCGGAACGTTTCTGGGTCACAAGGGCGCAGTCTGGGGAGCCACGCTGAACACAGACGCCACCAAAGCTGCCACCGCCGCCGCTGACTTCACAGC AAAGGTGTGGGACGCAGTGAGTGGAGACGAGGTCCTCACactggcacacaaacacattgtcaAGTCTGTCAACTTCACTCAG GATAGCAACAATCTGCTGACGGCAGGAAATGACAAGCTTCTGCGGATTTATGATCTCAGCTGCCCTGAAGAAG CACCACAGGAGATTGCAGGTCACACGTCAGCCATAAAGAAAGCTTTGTGGTGTAACGACGACAAGCAGATCCTCTCAGCTGCTGATGACAAAACCGTTCG gcttTGGGACAGGACTTCCATGGAGGTGGTGAAAACATTGACGTTTGACTCATCTGTGAGCAGCATGGAGTACATGGCGGATGGAGAGATTCTCGTGATTACTTACGGAAAGACAATCGCTTTCTACAATGCCCTTAG CCTGGACCCGATCAAGAATGTGGAGGCCCCAGCTACCATTAACTCAGCCTCCCTCCACCCAGACAAGGACTTCTTTGTTGCCGGTGGAGAAGACTTCAAGCTCTACAAATTTGACTACAGCTCTCTGGAAGAACTGG AGTCCTATAAGGGTCACTTTGGTCCAGTCCACTGTGTGCGGTTCAGTCCAGATGGTGAGCTGTATGCTAGTGGCTCTGAAGACGGGACTCTTCGACTGTGGCAGACGGCGGTGGGGAAAACCTACGGCTTGTGGAAGTGTGTCCTCCCTG AGGACCTTGGGGCCGAGAACTGTGAGCAGCTGTACACACAAGTCCCTGAGATCAAAGCTTGA